In Novipirellula artificiosorum, the genomic window CATGGTGTTTCATCGGGTGCCGTCGACCCCAAACTGGCGATAAAATCCTCGTCTCCGTATAAACCGCTCATCCCCTACACTTTGCCATTTGCGAGCCGATGACGATCAAATATTGGTTAATGAAGACCGAACCCACGACTTTTTCGATTGACGATTTGGCGGCTCAGGTGGACCAGACGACGTGCTGGGAAGGGGTCCGCAACTACCAGGCTCGCAATTTACTGCGTGACGAAATCGAAGTCGGTGACCGAGTGCTGTTCTACCATTCCGCATGCAAGCAGCCTGCGGTGGTCGGAACGGCGGTGGTCTGCAAGGGCGGTTACCCCGACCCGTTCCAATTTGACCGAAAAAGCAAGTATTTTGATCCCAAGAGCGATCCGTCGAATCCTCGGTGGTACCTCGTCGACATCAAGTTAGAGCGGATCTTCGACACCCCGGTGACGTTAGCGCAACTTCGCGATCGGGCGAGTTTGAAGGAGATGGTGCTTTTGCAAAAAGGGAGCCGATTGAGCGTTCAGCCGGTGCGAAAAAAGGAATTTGACACCGTCGTCAAGCTAGCGAAATCGCTGTAATCGACGATTCAATCGCGAACAAATCGGTTGCAGCAACGGTCCAAACCCGCAGGGGGCTTGTCGAAAGAACCTCGATCAAGCAAATTAACCGCTTCGGACATGTTTCAGAGTGGATTCGCCTCTGTTTTGGAACGCGTTCAGAGCCGAAGTGGCGGAATTGGCAGACGCGCTGGATTCAAAATCCAGTTCTCGCAAGGGAGTGAGGGTTCGAGTCCCTCCTTCGGTATTCGAGGCCTAGAATGGCCGCAAAGGGTCTGGAACGGACATCATCCGTTCCAGATTTTTTTTTGCACTTACGATTCCTCTGCCGCCGTGATTTTTAGAGCAGCCTGCTGCATCGGACGTGCTTGCTGACGCCGGTTGGTACGAAAAAGGGGTTGCAACCATTTGCGGTGGCCCTATTTGCGATTTCTCCACTGCGGATACTCACGTTCCAAGAGAGCCTGAGGCCAAGTGCCATACCAAGCGGTGCCAGTTCTTCGTTCGCGTTCGATCGAAGCCAATTCGTACTTCTTGATCCCATCGCGTCCGGCAAAGACGGGGCGATCGGTCTCGATTTCATAGTGCCTTGCCCAAATCGGTTTTCCATTCGGATCCTGAATGACAACGACATCGATGTCCGTATCGTGACGCAGGAAAGATTCTCGGGTCGACTTGACCTTCTCGATTCGAAGGTTGGTTAGACGAACGGTCTTGAGCCATGCAATTGCCGAATCAACCGATTCATTCACTTCGTCGGACGGTGAAGCATCACGCATCAGAAATCGAACGATCTCAGTCGTCTCTTGCGGACAGAGGGAAGCCAGCTCAAACGTGCGTGCTGGCTGTGGCTGGAAGGTTTCCTCGTGATGTTGTTGGCACCAACCGGTTCGCTTGCCATTGCGTTGAATCTGACAACGCAAAATGCAGTCGATTCCACTCGCAACCGCTCGGCGAGCTTGTTGGCGTCGATCATCGTCGAGCCATGCAAAGTGCTTGGCGCCTTCGGCAGCATCCTGCAAGACATTCAAGATCCCCATCATGACGCCATCATTGAAAGTGATATGCGCATGATAGCTGTTCGGTTTGGGGAAGCGCTGAGGAAAACCTCCATGAGCGTATTGAGATCTGAGGATAAAGTCGAACCCGCTCTGACACGCGTTTCGCCATCTTGGATCATTGACTTGCGATACGGCACGAGCCAGATAGGCGACTTGAGAATGGAGATTACCGTTGTCATACGACGTGTCGTCGTTGTCTCTTGTGGCAATCACTTGGGCACGTTGGTTTGCAGTCAGCACGGCAGTCATGTCATAGTCTTTTGGCCAGCCACCATTGCTGCGTTGAAAGAGCAGAATATTGTTGACGATCTCGCGCACCTGCTCAGGGCGATACGAAGGCTGGTCTTTTTCCACTTGGATAAAGCGTGACTCGTCGCGCAGGTCGCGCCAGTGATGAATGCAACTGCCAAAAGGCGATAGATCGATCGGTTCTAGGTGAGAAGCCTTTTCGGATTTGAGCGGACCCTTGGGGCCGGTTGGACCCTCGGCACATGCCTGGTCAAGCGCGGCAGCGAATGAACCACAAGCCATGGCGACGAGTGCAATCAGTTTCGCGTTCATACAGGCAATCGTTTCGGTTGACGGAAAGGGAGGGCCGTGAAAATAGCATTCTATCCCTTTGCGGTCTCATCATGCATTGCACTCGTATTCCGTCTCAGCTTGTTTTGCGGGCAGGCGTTCGAAGTAGGGCCGGTTCCCACCGGCCAATTCATTTGAGAGTGTGGCCGGTAGGAAACGGCCCTTCACGAAAATTGAGCTGCGGCGGAATACTAGCCCGGGTTATTCATCCATCCAAACCTATTCCCCATAACCCTTTGAATGCAATCAGCTTACATCGGTTGAGTCAATAACAGACTGCGCATGTTGGAGTCGCAGGCTTTAGCCGATTCAGCAAGGATCCAGCACGCAATCGGCTAAAGCCTACCACTCCAACGAATCATCCGGGCTCGTATGCGGCCAACATGGGGATCAAGTCCGTCAGCGAATCGATGACGACGTTCACCTCATTGCTCCACGAGGGTGAACCCTTTGGAATGTAGCCAACAACCTGCATTCCCGCAGCAATGCCTGCTCGAACGCCGGCTTCGCTATCTTCCACCACGATGCAACGCGAGGCGTCAACGCCCATTTTCTCGGCCGCGTACAAGAACAATGCAGGGTCGGGTTTCCAAGTGTCAATGTCGTACGCACTAAAGCATCGCTCAAGCGGAAAAAAGGAAGCCAGATTCGTGACCTCCAGATTGATGCGAATCTTTTTGTGAGGCGCGTTCGAGGCAAGGCAAAATGGAAGTTGCATGACCTCCAAAAGCTGGCGGGCACCCGCAATCGGTTGGAGCTGGCGTCGAAGTTCGATTTCTTGACGGCGGCGGAACTCCTCCGTAAACCCCTCTGGCAAGTTGGCTCCAATTTGCGATTCGATGTAGGCCCGGATCGCTGGCATATCGACGCCAGCGAACATCGCCAGCGCGTCCGCGAATTGCATCTCAAAACCGAATTCGCCGGCATACTCGACCAGTACGCGCGTGGTGATGGGCTCGCTGTCGACCAGCGTCCCATCGCAGTCAAAGATAACGACATCAAATTCAGAGGTGATCACGTGGCGTTGGCTGGCTAAAGGAGGATCCCGTGCAGTGAATCGTTAACACTGTAATGGACTGGGCTCTGGAGTCGAACCGCTTGGGGGCATCGAATTCATCACTGCAAGGTTTGTTTCATTGATCCTGCCGAAGGCATTTCAGCAATGAGCCCCAGATCGCGGATACCGCATCTGGGGTTGAGAATGAAAATCAGCTTTTCGACCCCGAAGCGGGTCGCAGAGAACGCAGGATGAGCCGCGACGCCCTTCGGGGTCATGGTCTCGCGGGTAGGGTCACCCCAGCCAGCCCCTCCCGAGTGGGTGGCCTGACGAATCGGTGGGGGTTTGGAGACCGATGGAAAGTAACACCGATTCGAGAGTGGTCGTATGGAGCAAGTCAATGGGGTGCCAGGAAACCCTCTCCCTCGCTGCGCTCGACATCTCCCTCTGCGCGGCTCGTTGTACCGCGCATCTCGGGTGCTGTCTAATACATCTGCGGGGTAGGTGACGAGATTTCGCTCTGGTCTTTCGACAAACCGCTGCGAATGATTGTTGCCTTGCGGTTCGCGCTGGTGCTGCGAACATGGGAAAGCCTGTTGCACGGAGGTGCGGTTCATGGGCGGGGTGGCTCTCGGACTCCTCGGTCAAAAAACCGGCTCATCCGACCGAAACGCGCGGAACCCAGACTCAAGGTTTTTTGGAGGTATGGCTCCGGTGTCCAATGATCTCTTAGAAAAGAGTCCCCGACGGTCGGTCGTCCGCCGGGAACCGGTAGCACCCTTGGCGCACCGTCGACCGGGATATCCCTTGTCAAGTTGCACCTCTGCAGAGCTCGACTCCGTTTCTACCGGCAACTGCACGATAACCAGTGAAAATAGCTCCTGCCAGCAATCATGGGACACCGGAGAGATGCCTCGAAAACCTCCTGCGCACGCTTCCGCCGGATGAGCCAAAAAACCTAGGTGCGCAAGAGCCTCAGTAAGCTTACACCTTCGCAAAAATCGGACAAGCGACGTAGTCCCCCCATCTCCGAGAAGGATAGTATTCGTTGGCTCGAAGGATCTTCCCCCGAGCGTCCGCGTCAACGTGGTGCTGTGCGAAGAGGTCAATCTTGTAAGTCTTTTTTAATTAACAACTTAAAAACCGGACGACCACGGAATGGGTGGGTGATCGTATCCAGGCTGGCGGTTTTCTTAGGCATGACAGGGCAAACAGCTGTCCACCCATTCCGTGGGAGAGCCCAAGTGTTTTTGACGGTCGAAGCGTTCCGCAGCCCCAGCGACGCTGGCCGGTCTGGGGCCGGTGTGACTCCCTTTAGCGTCCCGCAAGGATTGCGGTATGATCAGAAAGGAATCGCTGAATTTCCGCCCACCCCATCGCTACCCCACACCCTGTCAAATATCGGGAGACACCGATCATGCCCATTCATTTTGCATCCCAGTCCCGTCGAACCTTTTTGCGCAGTCTTTCGGCGGCCGGAACCGTCGCCTTCTTGGCTTCTCACGATCGCGTTTCCGCCGCATCCGAATCAACCCGCTCTCCTGCGATCGACAAGAACCTCATCGCGCTGCTTTCGGACACCCATATCCCCAGGAACCCCTCGGTCGAGGCGCATGGCGTCAACATGACCGACAACTTGAATGATGTGATTTCGCAAATCAGCAGCCTTTCGGTTCGTCCCGCGAACCTGTTGATCAACGGCGACTGTGCCTACCTGAAAGGTTTGCCCACGGACTATGCCAATCTGGCGAATTGCCTCGCACCGCTGGATGATCTTGGGATTTCGCTTCACGTCACGATGGGCAACCATGACGATCGCACAGCGTTGTACGAAACGTTTAGCGAACAGCGTCCCGCCGCCGCGGCGGTCGCGAGCAAACACGTCAGTGTGCTGGAATGTGAATTCGTCAATTGGTTCTTGCTCGACACGTTAACGCAAGTCAATGTTGTGACCGGTGAAGTCGGCAACGAGCAGTTGCAGTGGCTTGCTCGAGAACTTGATGCCCGCCGTGACAAGCCCGCTATCGTGATGGCCCACCATACGCCACAGTACACCGAACCTGAACCGGGGAAACCGTGGTCCGGGATCTCGGACACGGCAGCGTTCTTTGACGTCTTGGACAACCGATCGCACGTACGCGGCTTCCTGTATGGCCACAGTCACAAGTGGAATGTCGAAGAGCGAAGACATATTAAATTAGTGAACTTGCCACCGGTTGCCTATCTGTTTAGCCAAGGACTGCCCAACGGTTGGGTTTCCGCACGAATGAGCAACGATTCGCTTCACCTTGAACTGCAAACGCTTAATCCCAAGCATCCTGACTCGCATCAACAGGTCGAGATTTCATGGAGCTGAAATTGAGGATGGGATGTGTTGAATGATGACTCTTTTTGAAAGAACACAAGCTTGAGCGAATCGATGTGGGTGGCGTGCCAGTTAACGCTGGGGCTTGCCTGTCTTGTCGGCGGTGGCGAATTATTGGTTCGCGGTGCGGTAGCGATTGCCGCGACGCTACGGATTTCGCCCTTGGTGATCGGTTTGACGGTGGTAGCCTTTGGCACCAGCGCGCCAGAACTCGGGGTGAGTTTGCAAGCGGCGATGAGTGGCAACGCAGACGTCGCGGTGGGCAACGTCGTCGGCAGCAACATCATCAATGTTCTATTCATCTTGGGGGCGGCATCGATCATCACACCGTTGGTCGTTTCAAGTCAATTGGTGCGGCTTGACGTTCCGGTGATGATTGTTTCGTCGATCACCGTTTGGTTCATGGCCTCCGATGGATCGATTTCACGCGGCGAGGGGCTGCTGCTATTCGGCTCCTTGATCGCCTACATCACCTACTGTATTCGCAAGAGTCGCAGTGAGAATCGAAACGCCAAACCAGAATTTGCCGAGGATTTTCCGCATCGACCCGAGTTAGAAAAGGGGCTATCGACCCAGCAATCGCTTCTTTTGAACGTCGCTTTTGTGGTCGGGGGATTGGTGCTGCTTGGGCTGGGGTCAAAATGGTTGGTCGGCGGGGCAACGACGATCGCGACGGCATTGGGGGTCAGCCAATTAGTGATCGGGTTGACAATCGTCGCCATCGGCACTTCGCTTCCGGAAGTCGTGACGTCGATTGTCGCCAGTTACCGTGGCGAACGCGATATTGCGGTAGGAAACGTCGTCGGCAGCAATATGTTCAATCTGCTCTGCGTTCTCGGTTTGACAGCCACTGTATCGCCGGCAGGCGTGAACGTGGCGTCATCCGCGATCCAATTCGACATTCCGGTGATGGTTGCCGTCGCCGTCATCTGCTTACCGGTTTTCATGGACGGCAATATCATCCGTCGCTGGGAAGGTGCACTGTTTCTTCTCTACTACGCCACCTACAACGCATTCGTTGTCTTCACGGCGAAGAACCCGCTCTCTCCACCACGAGCTTCGCTGCTTCTCACCTGGGTCGTCGTTCCGCTGACGGTCGTTCCCGTGATCGTTTCGATCGTAACGCGACGAAAAAAGCGACGGTCGAAAAAAACAAGCTAGTGGACCGTCAGCATTAAATTTGGGGGTAGTGGATTTCGCCAGAAATCGGTAACTCAAATGTTCTTAGGGACTTCTGGCGAAGTCCACGACGTTCGCTATTGACCCCGCGATGCTAAGCGCTGATCACACATTGGTTCAGTTGTTCGACAATCATCGCCAACGCCGCACTCACCATCGGTGTGCTCATACTGGCTAAGCGTTCGCCGTCGCGCGCGACTTGGGCGGGGGAAAGCGGCAGATGAATGAATGCGCTTTGAGTTCGCATCCCAAACGAACGCGAGTA contains:
- a CDS encoding EVE domain-containing protein codes for the protein MKTEPTTFSIDDLAAQVDQTTCWEGVRNYQARNLLRDEIEVGDRVLFYHSACKQPAVVGTAVVCKGGYPDPFQFDRKSKYFDPKSDPSNPRWYLVDIKLERIFDTPVTLAQLRDRASLKEMVLLQKGSRLSVQPVRKKEFDTVVKLAKSL
- the pelA gene encoding pectate lyase, giving the protein MNAKLIALVAMACGSFAAALDQACAEGPTGPKGPLKSEKASHLEPIDLSPFGSCIHHWRDLRDESRFIQVEKDQPSYRPEQVREIVNNILLFQRSNGGWPKDYDMTAVLTANQRAQVIATRDNDDTSYDNGNLHSQVAYLARAVSQVNDPRWRNACQSGFDFILRSQYAHGGFPQRFPKPNSYHAHITFNDGVMMGILNVLQDAAEGAKHFAWLDDDRRQQARRAVASGIDCILRCQIQRNGKRTGWCQQHHEETFQPQPARTFELASLCPQETTEIVRFLMRDASPSDEVNESVDSAIAWLKTVRLTNLRIEKVKSTRESFLRHDTDIDVVVIQDPNGKPIWARHYEIETDRPVFAGRDGIKKYELASIERERRTGTAWYGTWPQALLEREYPQWRNRK
- a CDS encoding HAD family hydrolase, producing MITSEFDVVIFDCDGTLVDSEPITTRVLVEYAGEFGFEMQFADALAMFAGVDMPAIRAYIESQIGANLPEGFTEEFRRRQEIELRRQLQPIAGARQLLEVMQLPFCLASNAPHKKIRINLEVTNLASFFPLERCFSAYDIDTWKPDPALFLYAAEKMGVDASRCIVVEDSEAGVRAGIAAGMQVVGYIPKGSPSWSNEVNVVIDSLTDLIPMLAAYEPG
- a CDS encoding metallophosphoesterase family protein, coding for MPIHFASQSRRTFLRSLSAAGTVAFLASHDRVSAASESTRSPAIDKNLIALLSDTHIPRNPSVEAHGVNMTDNLNDVISQISSLSVRPANLLINGDCAYLKGLPTDYANLANCLAPLDDLGISLHVTMGNHDDRTALYETFSEQRPAAAAVASKHVSVLECEFVNWFLLDTLTQVNVVTGEVGNEQLQWLARELDARRDKPAIVMAHHTPQYTEPEPGKPWSGISDTAAFFDVLDNRSHVRGFLYGHSHKWNVEERRHIKLVNLPPVAYLFSQGLPNGWVSARMSNDSLHLELQTLNPKHPDSHQQVEISWS
- a CDS encoding calcium/sodium antiporter, which translates into the protein MSESMWVACQLTLGLACLVGGGELLVRGAVAIAATLRISPLVIGLTVVAFGTSAPELGVSLQAAMSGNADVAVGNVVGSNIINVLFILGAASIITPLVVSSQLVRLDVPVMIVSSITVWFMASDGSISRGEGLLLFGSLIAYITYCIRKSRSENRNAKPEFAEDFPHRPELEKGLSTQQSLLLNVAFVVGGLVLLGLGSKWLVGGATTIATALGVSQLVIGLTIVAIGTSLPEVVTSIVASYRGERDIAVGNVVGSNMFNLLCVLGLTATVSPAGVNVASSAIQFDIPVMVAVAVICLPVFMDGNIIRRWEGALFLLYYATYNAFVVFTAKNPLSPPRASLLLTWVVVPLTVVPVIVSIVTRRKKRRSKKTS